GACCACCAGTTTCCGGATCAGCTCCGGCTGCTCGCCCGGCGGCACATGCATCTGCTTTACCTTCTCTACCGCCGCATGCCAGTCATCGCCAAAGCCCATCTCATGCGAGTTCTTCAGCATCTCCTTCATGCACCAGTCATACTCGGTCTGGGCAATCGCGATCAGCTCCTCCGGCGTATACGGAATCATGTCGTCGCTCAGTTCGTTCAGCAGAGCCTCACGCCCGACTGGATCGCCGATGATCGTCGTCTTATCATCCGCCGAGACCCCGACCAGCTTCTCCTTCAGAAAAGCCGTGTAGCTCGTCAGAGCCTTATCCGCATCCTTATAAGGCTCCGCGACCCACCAGGTAAACGTAGGATCGTACCCGTCATACTGCCCATACCAATCCTTAAGCGCCGCACTGAGCTGCCGAGTCGCCTGAACCGCCCGATTAGCCACCACCGGACTGATCTTCGGCTTCTCTGTACCCTCAGCCGCCGACGCCCCCCTATGCCCCGACGTAGGATCGAGAGCCTTCTGCGCCGCCTTCATCTCCTTCACCATCACACTCAGCATGGCCGCGGCCTTCTCGCCGTCCGGCTGCTTCATCAAGCGCTTCTGTTCCGTCAGCTCCACGATCGTCTTCGCGAACGGCAGCAGCGGCTGCATCTCAGCCGTCTGCGTCTTCTGAATCTCAAGCTGGTGCAGATCAGCCGTGAGCCGATTCTTCATCAGTAGATAGTCCACACGGTCGTCTTCGCACAACCCTTCGAAGTTGATCCCTGCAAGCATCGCCAGTTCATCGTGATAGAACTTCTCGAAGCGCTCAAATCGCGCCGGCGCAACGTTCACCGAATATGTCCGCATCAGCGACATTCGATCCGCCGAGAACTGCTCGATCACAGTCGGCATCGTAGCCGCGGCCGGTGCCACCTTTGGCGCCGAAGCCCCAAACGCAGCTGCAGCCGTTATCGTCCATCCCAGAAGGGCAAAGCCTAGTCGCGTTCCAGTTCGCATTTTGTAATCTCGCTCGTTCAGATAGGTGGGGGAGTAGGGAAGACGCAAAGCCTCGTTTTCGCTTCCACTCAATTGCTGTTCGGTGTAGAAAAAGTTATACAGGCTGAATCTTTAGTTGTATACAAAGAAGTATTTGTTTACTCTCGCATCAGCCTCATCTCACTGAACAAGCCGCTCTGTAAGGAGACTCCTCCGCAATGTCCAACGATCTTTCCCGCAGAGCAGCCATCGCCCGTATCGGCACCGCCTCCGCAGCTCTTCTGCTCACCCGCCGCTTCGCCGCAGCGGAGTTGTTCTCTGCTCTATCCGAAAAAATTCCCAGCGCCCCCGTTGGCATGGACCTCACCATCACCGCCGTCACTCCGCACACACTCCGCATCAACATCGCCGCGGTCGATGAATCCCTGGACCGCTACTACGAAGACGGAGCCCTCGCCCCCCGCAACTTCGGCGCACCCCTCGCGACCCTCCGCACCGACTCGGTCGGCCAGGAAATCCCCTTCGGGGACTACAGGCTCACCATCGCCACTAAGCCCTTACGCATCACCGCCACCAATGCCGCGGGCAAGCAGATTCAGGAACTTACCTTCCGCCCCGACCTCAACCAGATCGGCTTCCTCTACAACGACGCACCCATCTACGGCATGGGCACAGGCGTCCATCCCATGGATCGCCGCGGCGGCAAGGACATGATGCGCAACGGCTCCGGGGATAACCTCCGCATCTTCGGCGCGCGCAACCCCATCCCCTGGCTCATGGGCAAAGGCTTCGGCCTCTTCTTCCACGAGCCCGGGGGCCAGTTCGACCTTTCCGGCGACACCGGCTTCTTCAAGCCCAGCGACGTCGCCCGCGGCCAGGACCTCTTCCTCGTCCTCGCCGAAACCCCCGCCGAACTCCTCCGCCAGTACGCCGAGATCACCGGCTACCCGCATCTCCCCGCCAGGTGGACCTTCGGATTCCAGCAGTCCCACCGCACCATCGATACCCGCGCCCAGATCATCGACGAAGCCAAAACCTTCCGCGAAAAGAAGCTCCCCTGCGACACCGTCATCTATCTAGGAACCGGCTTCTGCCCCTCCGGCTGGAACACTGGCCACGGCTCCTTCGTCTTCAACCAGGCCCTCTTCCCTGATCCCGCTCAGGTCATCAAAGAGTTCCATGACCTCCACATGAACGTCGTTCTCCACGTAGTCAATCCACCGGAAAACCTGCACGGCCACGTCACGGACACCGGCACTGCGGCCAGCTTCCCCGCCAATGCCGCCAACTACTGGAAGCAACACGTTCCCTTTATCGAAGAGGGCGTAGACGGTTGGTGGCCGGATGAAGGCGATGTCCTCCCGCAGGCCTCGCGCCTCGTCCGCAACCGCATGTACTGGGAGGGCGGCCGCATGACGCGCCCTGACCGCCGCCCTTTCGCACTCCATCGCAACTGCTACGCGGGCATCCAGCGCTGGGGCTGGCTATGGTCCGGCGACACCTTCTCCACCTGGAAGACGCTTGAAACCCAGATCATGATCGGCATCGGCTGCGGACTCAGCGGCGTCCCGTACTGGGGCACCGACATCGGAGGCTTCGTCCCCACCAAGGAGTTCACCGCCGAGCTCTTCGTCCGCTGGTTCCAGTTTGGAGCCTTCTGCCCATCCTTCCGCTGCCACGGCCGCACCTGGCAGCTTCGCCGCCCATGGGGCTGGGACACTGGCACGTATGGCGCATCGGAGATGGGCACCAACGCGGAAGCCTTCCTGCCCAAAGGTGACGAGCTCCATAACAAGGCCGTCGAACCCATCTGCCGCGCCTTCCTCAACACCCGTTACCAGCTGATGCCGTACCTTTACTCCGCCGCATACGAGACCCACACCACCGGTCTGCCGCTCATCCGCAGCCTTGGCCTCGCCTTCCCGAACGACGCGCAATCATGGTCGACGGTAGACGCCTACCTCTACGGCCCAAGCCTCTTGGTCGCGCCAGTATTTGAGCGAGGCGCAACCTCCCGCAAGGTCTATCTCCCCGCCGGCCCTTGGTATGACTACTGGACCGGCAAGCGCACGGAAGGCGGCACCACCATCACGGTCGCAACGCCCCTTGAGTCCATGCCGCTCTTCGTGCGCGCCGGAGCCATCC
This region of Granulicella tundricola MP5ACTX9 genomic DNA includes:
- a CDS encoding DUF885 family protein, translating into MAPAAATMPTVIEQFSADRMSLMRTYSVNVAPARFERFEKFYHDELAMLAGINFEGLCEDDRVDYLLMKNRLTADLHQLEIQKTQTAEMQPLLPFAKTIVELTEQKRLMKQPDGEKAAAMLSVMVKEMKAAQKALDPTSGHRGASAAEGTEKPKISPVVANRAVQATRQLSAALKDWYGQYDGYDPTFTWWVAEPYKDADKALTSYTAFLKEKLVGVSADDKTTIIGDPVGREALLNELSDDMIPYTPEELIAIAQTEYDWCMKEMLKNSHEMGFGDDWHAAVEKVKQMHVPPGEQPELIRKLVVEGSDFVKKNDLVTVPPLADETWRMVMMTPERQLVNPFFTGGNEISVSYPTDTMTYEQREMSMRGNNIPFAHATAFHEMIPGHFLQFYMSARYHTYRRPFSTPFWHEGNSLWWEMLFYEMNFNKTPEDRVGALVWRMHRSARVIFTMNFHLGKWTPQQCVQFLIDNVGFESENALAEVRRSFDGSVGPLYQCAYLMGGLQFRAMHKELVDSKKMTNREFHDAILHEGPMPIEMLRADIERQKLSSDFTTSWKFYGDHPTHP
- a CDS encoding glycoside hydrolase family 31 protein; translation: MSNDLSRRAAIARIGTASAALLLTRRFAAAELFSALSEKIPSAPVGMDLTITAVTPHTLRINIAAVDESLDRYYEDGALAPRNFGAPLATLRTDSVGQEIPFGDYRLTIATKPLRITATNAAGKQIQELTFRPDLNQIGFLYNDAPIYGMGTGVHPMDRRGGKDMMRNGSGDNLRIFGARNPIPWLMGKGFGLFFHEPGGQFDLSGDTGFFKPSDVARGQDLFLVLAETPAELLRQYAEITGYPHLPARWTFGFQQSHRTIDTRAQIIDEAKTFREKKLPCDTVIYLGTGFCPSGWNTGHGSFVFNQALFPDPAQVIKEFHDLHMNVVLHVVNPPENLHGHVTDTGTAASFPANAANYWKQHVPFIEEGVDGWWPDEGDVLPQASRLVRNRMYWEGGRMTRPDRRPFALHRNCYAGIQRWGWLWSGDTFSTWKTLETQIMIGIGCGLSGVPYWGTDIGGFVPTKEFTAELFVRWFQFGAFCPSFRCHGRTWQLRRPWGWDTGTYGASEMGTNAEAFLPKGDELHNKAVEPICRAFLNTRYQLMPYLYSAAYETHTTGLPLIRSLGLAFPNDAQSWSTVDAYLYGPSLLVAPVFERGATSRKVYLPAGPWYDYWTGKRTEGGTTITVATPLESMPLFVRAGAILPTGPIKQYTAEPSTEPTHLTIYPGADGRFTLYDDDGLTFEYEKGRSTKVELTWTESTRTLQLTADNIDFQHYGFIVSLVGGEKKTVAAHRGTQTINL